Proteins co-encoded in one Pogona vitticeps strain Pit_001003342236 chromosome 9, PviZW2.1, whole genome shotgun sequence genomic window:
- the LOC140701988 gene encoding interferon-inducible GTPase 5: MGKANSKPELGEANEDVQAGMVPGKSPGMPGKKTFDIAITGMTGVGKSSFVNALRGMERDDEVGAAMTDVIQCTMERTGYLHPACPEVTIWDLPGIGTEEFKAEDYVENMDLHQYDLFIVVADDRFTEYDAQLVCQIQKMKKKFYYVRTKLDESIRCEKMKSNVSEEEILEKIRAYCFENLRKAGESSPRVFLISRWHLEKYDFPLLKKSLQDDVKKLNSAVPLGEKRKRHKKRIFQTVSKRLFKIDLQKLMAAMEGKSASDVAAEIHEELEALQNARLDIAITGRSGAGKSSLVNALRGMADNEKDSAETGVTETTREVKEYPHPTMPKVTIWDLPGIGTPEFTAENYLKQVNFSRYDFFLIVAAGRFTEHDTQLAREIQKMKKKFYYVRTKIDLNITCEKRKENFNEFEILEKVRNNCCENLAKTGETSPRVFLMSRWDLGLYDFPLLLQSLEDDLDDLKRHALILATPIFSKEIMEKKKAALDALIWKLAVVSLFFGAVPVPGLSFACDLAILVGALIHFCKVFGLDEDSLRRLAAQVGKPVEELKAAIKNTPVVAEINTKLVIGLLSKSAVCATLTVIELVCDFVPVLGSIVGGISSFFTTLFMLRSFLQDVLIDATNVWAVARSP; the protein is encoded by the exons ATGGGAAAAGCCAATTCGAAGCCAGAATTAGGAGAGGCAAACGAGGATGTCCAAGCTGGCATGGTGCCAGGAAAGTCCCCTGGCATGCCAGGAAAGAAGACGTTTGACATTGCCATCACGGGGATGACTGGTGTTGGGAAATCATCCTTTGTCAATGCCTTGCGGGGTATGGAGAGAGATGATGAGGTGGGTGCCGCTATGACCGATGTGATACAATGTACAATGGAACGGACAGGATACTTGCACCCCGCATGTCCAGAAGTAACAATCTGGGATCTCCCAGGCATTGGAACAGAAGAGTTCAAAGCAGAGGATTATGTGGAGAATATGGATTTACACcagtatgatttatttattgttgttgctgatgaTCGTTTCACTGAATATGATGCACAGCTGGTCTGCCagattcagaaaatgaagaagaagttCTACTATGTGCGGACGAAATTGGATGAGAGCATCAGGTgtgaaaaaatgaaatcaaacGTCAGTGAGGAAGAAATACTGGAGAAGATAAGGGCATACTGCTTTGAAAACCTGAGAAAGGCAGGAGAATCTTCTCCCAGGGTTTTTCTTATATCTAGATGGCATTTGGAGAAATACGATTTCCCACTTCTTAAAAAGAGCTTACAGGACGATGTCAAGAAACTGAACTCAGCAGTGCCCCTGGGTGAAAAACGGAAGAGACACAAGAA AAGAATTTTCCAGACCGTTTCAAAAAGGCTCTTCAAAATCGACCTCCAAAAGCTCATGGCTGCTATGGAAGGGAAATCTGCCTCAGACGTTGCAGCGGAAATTCACGAAGAATTGGAGGCGCTGCAAAACGCCAGACTCGATATTGCCATCACTGGGAGGTCAGGCGCTGGTAAATCCTCCCTTGTCAATGCTCTGCGGGGTATGGCCGATAATGAAAAGGATTCTGCTGAGACTGGGGTGACAGAAACAACGAGGGAGGTGAAGGAATATCCACACCCTACCATGCCCAAAGTGACAATATGGGATCTGCCAGGAATTGGAACGCCAGAGTTTACAGCCGAGAACTACTTAAAGCAAGTTAATTTTAGCAGGTACGATTTTTTCCTCATCGTTGCAGCAGGACGTTTCACAGAACACGACACCCAGCTGGCCCGGGaaattcagaaaatgaagaagaagttTTACTATGTCCGCACAAAAATCGATCTCAATATTACGtgtgaaaaaaggaaggagaatttCAATGAGTTCGAAATCTTGGAGAAAGTAAGGAACAATTGCTGTGAGAATTTGGCAAAGACAGGAGAAACGTCTCCGAGAGTTTTCCTAATGTCCCGATGGGATTTGGGCTTGTATgatttccctcttctccttcagagcttggaagatgATCTGGATGATCTCAAAAGACATGCTTTAATTCTAGCGACTCCAATTTTCTCAAAGGAAattatggaaaagaaaaaggctgcACTTGACGCCTTGATATGGAAGCTAGCAGTTGTGTCCCTTTTCTTCGGAGCTGTCCCTGTCCCCGGCCTCTCTTTCGCTTGTGATCTTGCCATCTTGGTGGGAGCATTGATCCATTTTTGCAAAGTCTTTGGGTTAGATGAAGATTCCCTCCGTAGACTGGCAGCGCAGGTGGGCAAACCGGTCGAAGAGCTAAAGGCTGCTATCAAAAACACCCCCGTAGTCGCAGAGATCAACACAAAACTTGTCATTGGCCTCTTAAGCAAGTCAGCAGTGTGTGCAACACTGACAGTGATAGAGCTGGTGTGTGATTTTGTACCCGTACTGGGGTCTATAGTGGGTGGAATCTCCTCTTTCTTTACCACGCTCTTTATGTTGAGAAGCTTTCTGCAAGACGTTCTGATCGATGCAACAAATGTTTGGGCAGTAGCAAGGAGTCCATGA
- the LOC110070956 gene encoding interferon-inducible GTPase 5: MNPERYSYPGFSKISIWDLPGIATTDFHPEDYLEKVNFSRYDFFIVVIAERFTLSYNKLIHEIMKMKKKCYYIRSKVDCSLLAEQRKPNFNEEKTLQEIRNYCCSQLEAAGQPLGRVFLISSWHPDQYDFPSLMETLENELSYLKRHALILAMPAFSRENLRKKRAAIEGLIWKISLVSCCVGATPVPGLSFACNVAMLMKVMRDFCLAFGLDEDSLRSLAKRVDKSVDIFKSVIEKSPLADDITMEYVIGCFSKSLVCRTLTLLELALDIVPVVSSLTGGGLSFVTTFYLLKSFLKDLEEDAENVYAKAAEPSDSEREMQYLA; encoded by the coding sequence ATGAATCCAGAAAGATATTCATACCCCGGATTCTCCAAAATATCTATTTGGGATCTACCAGGAATTGCAACAACCGACTTCCATCCAGAAGACTATCTGGAGAAGGTCAACTTCAGCCGGTatgatttcttcattgttgtgATTGCCGAGCGCTTCACTCTCAGCTATAACAAGCTGATCCATGAAATcatgaaaatgaagaagaaatgttATTACATACGCTCCAAAGTGGATTGCAGTTTACTTGCGGAACAGAGGAAGCCAAATTTTAACGAGGAGAAAACCCTTCAGGAGATAAGGAATTATTGCTGTTCTCAGTTAGAAGCAGCAGGACAGCCTCTCGGAAGAGTTTTTCTAATATCCAGTTGGCATCCGGACCAGTATGATTTCCCATCATTGATGGAGACCCTTGAAAATGAACTGAGCTATCTCAAGAGGCATGCTTTAATTCTGGCTATGCCAGCTTTCTCGAGAGAaaacctgagaaagaaaagagctGCTATTGAGGGACTTATATGGAAAATCTCTCTGGTGTCTTGTTGTGTCGGGGCCACACCTGTCCCTGGACTCTCTTTCGCTTGCAATGTAGCGATGCTGATGAAAGTAATGAGAGATTTCTGCTTAGCGTTTGGCTTGGATGAAGATTCCCTGCGTTCACTTGCCAAGCGGGTTGATAAATCTGTTGATATATTCAAGTCTGTTATTGAAAAATCTCCACTGGCCGATGACATCACAATGGAGTACGTCATCGGCTGCTTCTCCAAGTCCTTGGTGTGTCGAACGCTGACGTTGTTAGAACTGGCTCTGGATATTGTACCAGTGGTGAGTTCTCTAACTGGGGGGGGACTTTCTTTTGTAACCACTTTCTATCTGCTGAAGAGCTTTTTGAAAGACCTTGAGGAAGACGCCGAGAACGTTTATGCGAAAGCTGCTGAACCTTCAGATTCGGAAAGGGAGATGCAATATTTAGCATGA